The Myripristis murdjan chromosome 17, fMyrMur1.1, whole genome shotgun sequence DNA segment AGTGACTGcagatattaaatatttttgaccaGTTGCTGTAATCGGTGGATGACCCCTTGTGAAGTGCGTAGATGCAGGTTCAGAAGGACTGTTGTCAATATTGACTCTAGAACATAAAGTGATTGTACATCAAAACAACCCTTGACAAGAAGTGTTTTTGGACAACTTAATGGTTAATCTATGACTGTATCCTGTGATGTTATGAAAACAATCATGCGAATAGGCTACTCCTGCTGTGTGAAAAATATCATGCATAATAAATACAATGTACTAATCAATACAAGATTGTTCAAGGCTATGAGGTAATGGCATTTGATTTTATAAACTGTTGTTCTGTGTGATTGTTGTggtcataatcataatcatttgGTTAAGTAACGTTGACGGACTGTGTTTTGACACTATTTTGACACTAAAAACTTGTGCCTTTGTCCCTTCGTCTCTTTGTAGAAGGTCCATCTTATCAGCCAGACAAGCAAACAAGATCATTCCCCTTTAGCATTGCATAACCCTAACATGGATTCCTGCACTGGAATCACAACATGTTTGTCTGAAGAAAGCCTATAGTAATTGGTTGTTTCCTTGGTGTAGTATTTGTCATAGCTATCTCCGGTAAATGCCAGATCACCTCCACACACCCTATGTGCACCATACACACCCACCAGCTCATGTTTTTGTCTTCTGTGTGACCCAAAGCCACTCATCCAAACCTACACTTTACATTAAATTACGACCTTAGAGATACAGCTTAGTATCATAATAGCatatatgcattttatttatttatttattttagtagaAAAGGCATCATGTCAATAACCACTGAAAGGGTACCAATTCAAAATGTACCCGTATAACACTTTACTGTGGATTGTTTGTGTTATATTTTCTATATGATGAGAACgatgagggaaaaaatgatCGCACAGACGGGgttaatgtgaatgtgaatgatgAATGTACAAGATCAACCACTGGCAGAATGAAAAGAGATAATGCTTTTGCCATTATTGAATAAAGCCAATTTTCAGTTCCATCTTGTTATATTCTTATATTCCTCAATCTCCCTACAGTAATAGTGGCTTTGAGCCATTCATAATGTGTGGCAAAATAAGATCATGCCTACTCTGTGAGTGGGCTTTACTGCCAGTTCCATCTATTTTATAAACTCCATAGATTGCTTGGACTGATCATATGCCACAGCACAGttcaaattattaatattattttttgtacagttttataCAGATCTTACATTATCAGAGAACACATGAGCGCACATTCTCTAATACATGAGGGGTGATTACATTATTGCATTATGTTtttgagaataataataattgcacaTTACCATTTATAATGTGCAATTGCATATTTTTTGTGTTGCATGTATATAGGGGATGTTGTGCAGTGTTTGGGAAAAGAATCTTGAAGATTATTTGCATGAGTTTAATTTCCATAAAAAGTGTTCTCATCAATTTTTATCAAAAGAATTACACATTTGAAAGTAAATTACATCATTCAGTAATTACTTAGTAAGAGATGTACTGCCAGagtgctcaaaaaaaaaaaaaaaaaaaatcatcatgtcACTAGTTGCAAAGCAGGTTTACTTATCCAATTTGTGGCATTGGCCTTGATAAATCGAGTGTAACGCCACCCTCTCTTGATAGTATGACCTTGTCTAACTTCTTGCGTACCTCTGGGTGActatgctgaaaaaaatgttggatCCAGTGCAGTGCAACCTCATCAGGTCATGGTGTTACTGTCAGGTCACATTTATCTGATGTTCAAACTGTTGACCTTTAGGATTACATTAGGACAGGAGAGTTCAGTTCTCTGCCTCTTAAAGAAATATGGGTCATCATTCAATAGATACAAATATATTGCAGAGCAATTACTGACCAACTGGAATATATGGAATTGAATGTGACCTGAACCACACTGCTGACTCACTATGAAAATTCAACTAGTGTGACCAAGGGACtcatgcagaggaggaggatgatcaAGTCTGCACATGATGTGAGGAGGGGCAGGTTAACTTGCAGGCTGAGCCTATTAAATGGAATAACAACGTACACACTGTGAGTTCATGGTCAGTTAataaggggaggaggaggttatggaggaagagggagtaagatggggagagaggaaaatggaaaggTGAAGGAAGACCAGGGCAATGAGGTAAAACCataaaatgaccataaattAGATTAAATGCTTATGTGGAAAATAACATAGAAGACTGTTGATGAGAACAGAGCAAATGCAATTTATTGAAGATAATACAATGACAAACTACAACTAAAAGTACATATTTAAGGTAGTAGAAGAAGTGGAACATACTGATCATACAGTGTCTTCATTATTCAATATACAACTCTTATTGGCTTCAAAGAAACATATGATCTGTATGCCTTAACAGAACAATCTTGGATGGAAAGTTGCTCATCTATAATTGTTTTTCAACGTTTATTCCCAAATGATGACGCACATGTTGGAAACACTGACtcacagttttatttatgtactttATTCTCTCAATCATTAACATGGGAAGTGAGTCATGAGAAATTTCTTCTACGTTCAGTTCACATCAACAAGGTCAACGGTCAGTAAACCACGAAATGTGCCCATGATCAAAGGGTTTTACTCAATCACCAGCTCATGTGTTGTTGCCTCCTCAATGTTGAACATCAGATCCACCAGCCACTCAGGGAAAGGTTCCTCCTTTGGAATATATTTGAgagcaaaatatcaaaatagGTGCAGTAAATTTAACATTGTTCAAGGTAAAACACTTGAAACAGACTCACAGCTGGAGGCATCTTCCTTTTCCGTGTCCTGCCTCTCTTCTTCTGGGCCGATTGCCGAGGTTGCTTGCGTTTTCCTCCTCTGGCCTGGAACAACTTGATACAGAGTTGCACTGTGCAGCCTTTCATCCTTTTGAAGTGTGTATTGTGAGGAGTCAGGAGTGTAATGCAAGACACAGTACTTACCTTTATCCCTAGGTGCCTTCTCCTGCCTCTCCCACCTCTCTCTAACCTCATTTCTCTAGTAAGGCTGTGCCCCAGCATGGAGGCTTCATCACTCAGATCCTCTGCACTGTAGCTTGGATCCGACACAGAGAAATTCGCCTGCATTTCCTCCTGGTCTGTGAGGGCGGACGGCATCTGAGAAGAACTGCTCTTGTCAAAAGAAGAGCGGCGCCTGGCCCTCATCACCCTGAGCGGAGTATCAAGCTCTTCTCCGTTCTCTTCGCTCTCTCCATTTCCTTGTGCTatcttctctgtctcctcatCCACTTCAGTTTGTAAACCatcctcatctccctctccaTGTCTGCTTCCTTCCGTTTCATCTCTCtgctccgtctcctcctcctcctcctcctggatgGTCTCCAGCTGTTTCCTCTATTCCATCATTTGCATTCATTGCATTTGTAAACACGCATCACAATTAACATGATGGAGGATTAGGatgcatttcattattttttcatgacttaaactcatttaaaatatatgaaGGGCATTTACTTGAGCAAACAACAAGTGTAGAACTTACATGTTGCTGCTGATATTCCATTCAGTCGGTTGATtggttgaaaaaacaaactgaggaATACTTCTTTGAATTCTGTCAAGTTACCAGTCAGTTCTAAGGCTGTCCTCGTCAAGTAACTATTCAGATCAGGTGTGCAAGGATTAGACACGGCCAATAAAAGAGAAGTTTGGCGGTCACTCACTGGATGATACTAAAAAATCTTTGGTGGTGGGACATAGTGTAAAAACCCTCATAAATTTaatcaatttctttttttaatttgcgGTTGAACTTTGTAGTGTGATTGCCACAGCCCAGATTATTCAAGCAAGGCTGACCTCTTTTAGCTCTGATGACACTGGGGGTTGTTTGTGAAGTTCATCGCGCCACCTTTTACCTTGGATACCCTTCACTGCTTTATGTCAGCCTTGGCTTGGACTCAGAGGACTTGTCCATGCAGTGatactactggcagctgctgatttagttttttttctttgaagcaAAAGCTCAGCCAAGAAGCACTGACTTTTGGTTTTATTCCAGAAAGCAAACTCAACAAGTTCATCCATTGGATTCCTTGGTTTAAATGTCACCACAGTGCAGCGATAATTGAGTGCTAAAATGTGTTAAACTGAAGCAGGTGTTCCTAATCAAATGATGGACTCAGTTTTGtggcctgtcttttttttttttttttttttttttaaatagtctaTGTATTTTAAAGTATTTATCCATAGAAAGTATGGTGAGCATTTTCAGTCTACATGGAATGGAGATCCTTTCACTTATGGAAACATTAATGCCATGCTCCATTATCAGGACTTTATtgattaacttttttctttcttttgttcattcattcgtttgttctgtctttctttctttctttctttctgcttctATGCTACACTAGATGCCAATtacttgaatttttttcttatttatgtatttatttaatcatttatttatttaattatttttcttagGAAAGAGAAACAGGTCATCAATTCATTATTGCCGTATTATTCTGGCCCATTCTGGCCCTTATTTAATTTCTCTGGTttaatattatgatattttgGCTCAGTCATAGTTTCACCTGCTCCTCTAAACAACAGTGTCTTATTACTGAGTAGTTGTTTGGATACATGCCAATTTTGGATGCactaggtaaaaaaaaacaaaacaaaaaaacaccttacaacagcacaatgcaaactCCCTAAAATGGAGACTCTTTTTTTTGCGGCTGATCTCTGTGTCCCAAGCACAAAAAACTCCAATAAACTCAGCAAGCCTGGGAAAATGGTTGAGCAAGCCAGGCCTCTGTTGACCTAACTGTTACACCGAGTGAACCCTGGCAAACGACACCTCGACACTGGGAAAACACCGGCCCCTGCTCAGTGTTTGGGACATGGTGACATCCTTATATTTATCTGTGGGCTGTGGAGAGATACTGATGGGCATAATAAACCTGTCACTGCCGGTAACATTTTGCTGCATAAGTTGAAAGTTGTTATTTTAGGGATCATTAAAACCTGAGGTgtccaaaataaaactttgttgACTGGAACTAACAGGACAAGCACAGCGTATTTGTTGTTATTCTGCAGTAGGCTCCTGTAATTGATAAAGATATAATTtcaaccctaaccataacctatATTGCTATCTAAGTATTAGTTTTGCTTCAACATAAGCCTAAAGCTCTTTGATAGTATATTCCAAGCCACAATCCCCCTGTCCCGACACCTCAAAGCAGTTACTGACATTTCCAGCCATGGTCATAACCACTTgacatattcagtgttaactCATCTTATATTTTGTACACCAATATTATCTTTATTACAAAATATTCAATAACCCAACTTTACACTGTACAAGATACAACATAGTTTACAGCTTTTTTGGCTATTTACAAAAAGTATGATCTGCATATCAAAGTGAAATATATCTAAAAAGGCAGTTTGCAATCACTGTAAGCTTATTGTTTATGTAAGGCAAAAACTTGAAACATgatgtatttacagtttttcagATCAAGTGAAAGTTCTATGCCCGATAGGTGGAGATAACTTAAGCATCCCACGTGTCTGACCCTGTGTCTGAAATACCTGCTAAAGCTCGCTCTTTGTGTTTCAGGAAAACTAAgaatttactttaattttacaGCAGCTAAAAAGCTGGAGTACAGCTATGTCATGTACACGTGAAAGACAACAGTAGCCAGACTCTGCACCAAAGTTTCTGTGGCCTCTAGTAAATGTGTGAATGTACATGGACCATTTGCAGAGGCCAAGTGTAAAGCACTAGGTTacatctttgtgtgtttgtagaaaTTGTGTGCTTAGTGTATGTGCTTAACTGTGTGCCATCTTTTGTGTGGATGAATGCCTTCCTCAATGCCTTTGAGTGctcgtggtgtgtgtgtgtgtgtgtgtgtgtgtgtgtgtgagtgacatatTTCACTATACTACTTGTGTCTAGTCCAGGTTTGGCATTAACTAGAGTTTCCATAGCAGCACACGTCCAGCTCAGAAGACATTACTCTTTGGGTCCACGCTCCTtcccctgctcctccctctgcctcctcaaaGCCATAGCCATTATTTCC contains these protein-coding regions:
- the LOC115375307 gene encoding RNA polymerase II-associated factor 1 homolog, translating into MEYQQQHRKQLETIQEEEEEETEQRDETEGSRHGEGDEDGLQTEVDEETEKIAQGNGESEENGEELDTPLRVMRARRRSSFDKSSSSQMPSALTDQEEMQANFSVSDPSYSAEDLSDEASMLGHSLTREMRLERGGRGRRRHLGIKLFQARGGKRKQPRQSAQKKRGRTRKRKMPPAEEPFPEWLVDLMFNIEEATTHELVIE